A genomic region of Serratia fonticola contains the following coding sequences:
- a CDS encoding energy-coupling factor ABC transporter substrate-binding protein produces the protein MKKTLMLLAMVIALMILPFFIDHGGEYGGSDGEAEALIEQTAPHYAPWFSPLYEPASGEIESLLFTLQGSLGSAVIFYILGYYRGKRREPAGD, from the coding sequence ATGAAAAAAACACTGATGTTGCTGGCGATGGTGATCGCCCTGATGATTTTACCGTTTTTTATTGACCACGGCGGCGAATACGGCGGTTCGGACGGAGAAGCGGAAGCGCTGATTGAGCAAACCGCACCACATTACGCGCCGTGGTTCTCTCCGTTGTATGAGCCAGCCAGCGGCGAGATTGAAAGCCTGCTGTTCACCCTGCAAGGGTCATTGGGGAGTGCCGTGATCTTTTATATTCTGGGCTATTACCGGGGCAAGCGCCGTGAGCCTGCTGGGGATTGA
- a CDS encoding LysR family transcriptional regulator, whose protein sequence is MKLEGISEKFSRKVGRQLSLGGLRCFEAAAHRESFTQAATSLSLTHGAVSRAVRALEDELGVALFERRHRRVFLTDAGRKLYQAAQQAFAILEQTAQELYLQAQEAPIVLSCEPTLLMRWLIPRLSVFQRTLPDVNLQLVAGGGPFSFRDGITVAIRRNDVAWEGHMQSTPLFVEKIGPVCKPEMRAQFIEGSGANIRIRDDALLLHTLTRPHAWSDWAKSQGISLTKQPQQYFDHFYFSLQAAEAGVGMSIAPWQHVRDDIAAGLLVAPFGFQQNGSGYCLLTEHKVVSGSPLDRVIAWLQANAEA, encoded by the coding sequence ATGAAGCTTGAAGGAATTAGTGAGAAATTTTCACGTAAAGTAGGTAGACAACTGTCGTTAGGCGGCTTGAGATGTTTTGAGGCTGCGGCACATAGGGAGAGTTTTACCCAGGCCGCAACGAGTCTGAGCCTGACTCATGGTGCGGTAAGCCGGGCTGTGCGAGCGTTGGAGGATGAGTTGGGGGTTGCGCTGTTTGAACGCCGTCATCGGCGGGTTTTCCTGACTGATGCAGGACGTAAGCTGTACCAGGCAGCGCAGCAGGCCTTTGCAATACTTGAGCAGACTGCCCAGGAACTCTATCTGCAAGCTCAGGAAGCGCCAATCGTTCTTTCTTGCGAACCGACCTTATTGATGCGCTGGTTGATCCCCCGCCTGTCGGTATTTCAGCGGACATTACCCGATGTTAATCTCCAGCTGGTGGCCGGGGGCGGACCCTTTTCGTTCCGGGACGGTATAACGGTTGCAATACGCCGTAATGACGTTGCCTGGGAAGGCCATATGCAGAGCACCCCTCTATTTGTCGAGAAAATTGGTCCGGTCTGCAAGCCTGAGATGAGGGCTCAGTTCATTGAGGGCAGCGGGGCAAACATTCGGATACGTGATGATGCGCTGTTATTACATACCCTCACGCGTCCGCATGCCTGGAGCGACTGGGCGAAATCGCAAGGGATTTCGCTGACGAAGCAACCGCAGCAGTATTTCGACCACTTTTATTTCAGCTTGCAAGCTGCGGAAGCCGGTGTGGGTATGTCAATAGCGCCTTGGCAGCATGTGCGCGATGATATCGCGGCGGGATTGCTGGTCGCCCCGTTTGGTTTTCAACAGAACGGCAGCGGTTATTGCCTGCTAACGGAGCATAAGGTGGTTTCAGGGAGCCCACTAGACCGGGTTATCGCTTGGTTGCAGGCTAATGCGGAAGCTTGA
- a CDS encoding energy-coupling factor ABC transporter transmembrane protein yields the protein MLGIDKLSEQSRWRHRDPMVKLWLYGLFLLLAMVLSPLYQALLLLGIAVLTCYLLRIGPARYLRWLAIPLSFLLFGVLTIMVSVARQPESLWWGVQLGNWWFGLDKQGLNTANHTLWRSLAALAATFWFMLNTPFTQMIPLLKRCHAPRLLTEQILLTWRFIFIFAEEAAAIHRAQSLRFGYVSLASSYRSLAMLVGMLFTRVMIRYQQMIISLDSKLYQGDFHL from the coding sequence CTGCTGGGGATTGATAAACTCAGCGAGCAGAGCCGCTGGCGACATCGGGATCCGATGGTAAAACTGTGGCTATATGGTCTGTTTTTACTGTTGGCTATGGTGCTGTCTCCGCTTTATCAGGCGCTGTTATTGTTGGGTATTGCCGTGCTGACTTGCTACCTGTTACGTATTGGTCCAGCGCGCTATTTACGTTGGTTGGCGATCCCACTGTCATTTCTGTTGTTTGGTGTGTTGACCATTATGGTTTCTGTCGCGCGCCAGCCAGAGAGCCTGTGGTGGGGAGTGCAACTGGGGAACTGGTGGTTTGGTCTCGACAAGCAGGGGCTGAATACCGCCAATCACACACTGTGGCGCAGCCTTGCCGCGTTGGCGGCCACCTTCTGGTTTATGCTCAATACGCCTTTTACGCAGATGATCCCGTTACTCAAGCGTTGCCATGCGCCCCGTCTGTTGACTGAGCAGATCCTGCTGACCTGGCGTTTCATCTTTATTTTTGCTGAAGAGGCCGCGGCGATCCATCGTGCCCAATCGCTACGTTTTGGCTATGTCTCGCTCGCCAGCAGCTATCGTTCTCTGGCGATGCTGGTGGGCATGCTGTTTACCCGCGTAATGATCCGCTATCAGCAGATGATTATTTCACTGGATAGCAAACTTTATCAGGGAGATTTTCACCTGTGA
- a CDS encoding LuxR C-terminal-related transcriptional regulator codes for MEKFASSSDIYLSGLIAMIEQLNEPWGIKDLASRHVYMNKAAYFYTNTPLNFAIEGKLDDEFPAEWAELAPDLKEHDRRAEAANERVTVIETHYWYGETSLMPFISEKLPIYNEQRKLVGTLWNARKLNTLSPLLYINQKKPSVLTTECNNKLFTQAELDIIFFMLQRHSTKEIANLYKLSAKTIENRIYNIYQKAGVHTLQQFTDFCRQTSLDNYVPLRLLKKGILFL; via the coding sequence ATGGAAAAATTCGCTAGCAGTAGTGATATTTATTTAAGCGGGCTAATCGCCATGATAGAGCAGCTAAATGAACCTTGGGGTATCAAGGATCTCGCCTCTCGACATGTTTATATGAACAAGGCGGCCTACTTTTATACGAATACCCCCCTCAATTTCGCTATAGAAGGGAAGCTTGATGATGAATTCCCTGCCGAATGGGCCGAGCTTGCGCCCGATCTTAAAGAACATGATCGCCGGGCGGAAGCTGCAAATGAACGAGTGACAGTGATTGAAACCCATTATTGGTATGGGGAAACCAGCCTGATGCCTTTTATCAGCGAGAAGCTGCCGATCTACAACGAGCAGAGAAAGTTGGTTGGAACCCTGTGGAATGCGCGAAAGTTAAATACCCTCTCACCACTGCTGTATATTAATCAGAAAAAACCCAGCGTGTTGACCACTGAGTGCAACAATAAGCTATTTACGCAGGCCGAACTCGACATTATTTTTTTCATGTTGCAAAGGCACTCGACTAAAGAGATAGCAAATTTATACAAACTCAGTGCAAAAACGATAGAAAACAGAATCTATAACATCTACCAAAAGGCCGGAGTACATACACTCCAGCAGTTCACTGATTTTTGCAGACAAACATCACTGGATAATTATGTCCCACTACGCCTGCTCAAAAAAGGCATCCTGTTTCTTTAA
- the cbiK gene encoding sirohydrochlorin cobaltochelatase, with protein sequence MKKALLVISFGTSYESTRQKNIAACERQLAACWADRELFRAFTSEMIIRKLRQRDGLLIDNPQQALQRLAEAGYQDVAIQSLHIINGDEYEKIAREVRACRHRFQRLVLGKPLLSSYADYQQLLLALQAQMPSLAADERVVFMGHGASHHSFSAYACLDHVMAAQNIPALVGAVESYPEIDGLIARLRQQQVRKVHLMPLMLVAGDHAINDMASSEPDSWCSQMTQAGIETQCWLQGLGENPMIRQMFVDHLDAALRQSQQEAA encoded by the coding sequence ATGAAGAAAGCGCTGTTGGTGATCAGCTTCGGCACCAGTTATGAGAGTACCCGGCAAAAGAATATCGCAGCCTGCGAGCGACAACTGGCCGCTTGTTGGGCCGATCGCGAGCTGTTTCGTGCCTTCACCTCGGAAATGATTATCCGCAAGTTGCGCCAGCGGGATGGCTTGCTGATCGATAATCCGCAGCAGGCACTGCAACGTTTGGCAGAGGCGGGATATCAGGATGTGGCTATCCAGTCGCTGCATATCATCAACGGTGATGAGTACGAAAAGATAGCCCGCGAAGTGCGTGCCTGTCGCCATCGATTTCAGCGACTGGTGCTGGGTAAACCGTTACTCAGCAGCTATGCCGATTACCAGCAGTTGCTGTTGGCACTTCAGGCGCAAATGCCGTCGTTGGCTGCCGATGAGCGCGTTGTGTTTATGGGGCATGGTGCCAGCCATCATTCGTTTTCCGCTTATGCCTGCCTCGACCATGTGATGGCTGCGCAGAACATCCCCGCTCTGGTAGGCGCGGTGGAGAGCTACCCGGAAATAGATGGGCTGATTGCTCGTTTGCGGCAACAGCAGGTTCGCAAGGTTCATCTGATGCCGCTGATGCTGGTGGCTGGCGATCATGCCATCAATGACATGGCCTCCAGTGAACCGGACTCCTGGTGTTCGCAAATGACGCAGGCAGGTATTGAAACCCAGTGCTGGCTGCAAGGGCTGGGGGAAAATCCAATGATCCGCCAGATGTTTGTCGATCATCTGGATGCGGCGCTGCGCCAAAGCCAGCAGGAGGCCGCGTGA
- a CDS encoding ATP-binding cassette domain-containing protein — MLTTRQLSFSYQDEPVLQDLTLDFGQHAVTGILGANGCGKSTLFMHLTGILRPQQGEVQWQGEALRYDKRSLRALRQRVTTVFQDPEQQIFYTDIDSDIAFSLHNLGLDKQLIAQRVERALTLVDAQSFRHKPVQHLSHGQKKRVAIAGALVMEADFLLLDEPTAGLDPAGRLQMITIIERIVAEGKRVIISSHDIDLIYQVCDHLYVLSHGRLIDSGETAQVFMHQERLAAAGLVQPWLVKLHSKLGLPLCKTEEQLFALQRQRDGERM; from the coding sequence ATGTTAACAACCCGACAATTAAGCTTTAGTTACCAGGATGAACCGGTGCTGCAGGATTTGACGCTGGATTTTGGTCAGCACGCGGTGACCGGGATATTGGGGGCTAACGGCTGCGGTAAATCGACGCTATTTATGCATCTGACCGGTATACTGCGCCCGCAGCAGGGTGAGGTGCAATGGCAGGGCGAAGCGCTGCGTTACGATAAGCGCAGCCTGCGAGCGTTGCGCCAGCGTGTCACGACGGTTTTTCAGGATCCCGAACAGCAGATATTTTATACCGATATCGACAGCGATATCGCTTTCAGCCTGCATAACCTGGGCCTGGATAAGCAATTGATTGCTCAACGGGTTGAGCGTGCCTTGACCTTGGTGGATGCACAGAGTTTCCGGCATAAGCCGGTCCAGCACCTCAGCCATGGGCAGAAGAAGCGTGTGGCGATTGCCGGTGCACTGGTGATGGAGGCGGATTTTCTGTTGCTGGATGAGCCTACTGCCGGGTTGGATCCTGCGGGCAGGCTGCAGATGATCACCATCATTGAGCGCATTGTGGCCGAAGGCAAACGGGTGATCATCTCCAGCCATGATATCGACTTGATTTACCAGGTTTGTGATCACTTGTATGTCCTTTCCCATGGGCGGTTAATCGACTCAGGGGAAACCGCGCAGGTGTTTATGCATCAGGAGCGGTTAGCTGCCGCCGGGTTGGTGCAGCCCTGGCTGGTGAAGTTACACAGTAAGCTGGGGTTGCCGCTGTGTAAGACGGAAGAACAACTGTTTGCGCTGCAACGCCAGCGTGATGGGGAGAGAATGTGA
- the cobS gene encoding adenosylcobinamide-GDP ribazoletransferase: protein MSLRLFWATLQFMTRIPVPARWTQGLALDHYERGIVGFPLIGLIVGFIGGGVFTLLAPWCGLPLAALGYVLALALITGAFHLDGLADTCDGVFSARSREKMLEIMRDSRLGTNGGLALVFIVVAKVLVVSELALRGLPMLAMLSAAGVASRSLLILLMYRQRYAREGEGLGNIYIGRINGGQTLVTLAMGTVLVMLLGQSKAVFALGSALIALLLLRSYLNRRLGGQTGDTLGAAVEVAELVFLMALL from the coding sequence ATGAGTTTGCGTCTGTTTTGGGCCACTTTGCAGTTTATGACACGTATCCCGGTGCCTGCACGTTGGACACAAGGGCTGGCGTTGGACCATTACGAACGCGGTATTGTGGGGTTTCCGCTGATTGGCCTGATCGTCGGTTTTATTGGTGGTGGCGTCTTTACCCTGTTGGCTCCCTGGTGTGGGTTACCGCTGGCGGCATTGGGGTATGTGCTGGCGTTGGCCTTGATCACCGGTGCTTTTCACCTTGATGGTCTGGCTGATACCTGTGATGGCGTTTTCTCTGCCCGCAGCCGGGAGAAGATGCTGGAGATTATGCGCGATAGCCGCCTTGGTACGAATGGGGGGCTGGCGTTAGTGTTTATTGTGGTGGCGAAGGTGCTGGTCGTCAGCGAGCTGGCGCTGCGTGGCTTGCCGATGCTCGCTATGCTGAGCGCCGCAGGCGTGGCCAGCCGCAGTTTGTTGATACTGTTGATGTATCGCCAGCGCTACGCCCGTGAAGGGGAAGGGCTGGGAAATATTTATATCGGGCGAATCAACGGTGGGCAAACCCTGGTCACGCTGGCCATGGGAACGGTGTTGGTCATGTTACTGGGGCAGAGTAAAGCCGTATTCGCCTTGGGGAGCGCGCTGATTGCTCTGTTGTTATTGCGTTCGTATCTGAACCGCCGCTTAGGCGGGCAGACCGGTGACACCTTAGGTGCGGCAGTAGAAGTGGCCGAACTGGTGTTTTTAATGGCACTGCTGTGA
- a CDS encoding adenosylcobalamin/alpha-ribazole phosphatase gives MRLFLVRHGQTEANRQGVFCGMTDLPLTEQGVTQAQQVAQWLAEVPFVQAFSSELWRARHTAEIVLGQRELTAQPDKCFNEMNFGDWEMRHHRDLQQQDAEAWADWVADWQHACPTAGESFPLFSQRIGSKVQQLLAQREGGDRLLVAHQGSLSLLMAGLLAMPATGMWHFHFEQGAYSVLDIHEGFAALRVFNSRAHWQPATRE, from the coding sequence ATGCGTCTATTTCTGGTACGACATGGGCAGACAGAGGCTAACCGGCAAGGGGTCTTCTGCGGTATGACCGATTTGCCCTTGACCGAGCAAGGGGTGACTCAGGCGCAGCAGGTAGCGCAATGGTTGGCAGAGGTGCCTTTTGTGCAAGCGTTCAGCAGCGAACTGTGGCGCGCCCGGCACACTGCCGAAATTGTGCTTGGGCAACGTGAGTTAACCGCCCAGCCAGACAAGTGTTTCAACGAAATGAATTTTGGCGACTGGGAAATGCGCCATCATCGTGATTTGCAACAGCAAGATGCGGAGGCCTGGGCGGACTGGGTGGCGGATTGGCAACATGCCTGCCCGACGGCGGGTGAGTCATTCCCGCTTTTTTCACAGCGTATTGGCAGTAAAGTACAGCAACTGTTAGCCCAGCGCGAGGGGGGCGATCGTTTGCTGGTGGCACATCAAGGTAGCCTGAGCTTGCTGATGGCCGGATTATTGGCGATGCCGGCGACGGGTATGTGGCATTTCCACTTTGAACAGGGAGCCTACAGCGTGCTGGATATCCATGAAGGTTTTGCCGCGCTACGGGTATTTAACAGCCGGGCTCACTGGCAGCCTGCAACAAGAGAATAA
- the cobT gene encoding nicotinate-nucleotide--dimethylbenzimidazole phosphoribosyltransferase: MQTLSALIDRITPLDTAAMQQAKARIDGLLKPPGSLGRLEQLAIQLAGMRGFGEMSATRKQIIVMAADHGVYDEGVAVSPREVTVIQALNMVKGITGVCVLAANAGAEVKVVDVGIDSEPLPGLLNMKVGRGSGNIAREAAMPRQQAQDLLLASAQLTLEQAALGVRLFGVGELGMANTTPAAALVSVFSGSDPQEVVGIGANFPRDRLHHKVNVVRQAIAINQPDPDDALGVLAKLGGYDLVGMTGVMLGAAAAGLPVILDGFLSYASALAACGIAPEVRHYLLPSHFSAEKGAAIALKQLQLAPYLHLDMRLGEGSGAAIAMHIVDAACAMYHQMGSLADSNITIPGSAT, from the coding sequence ATGCAAACTCTGTCAGCGTTAATCGATAGGATCACACCGTTGGACACGGCGGCCATGCAACAGGCGAAAGCCAGGATTGATGGCTTGCTTAAACCGCCGGGGAGTCTTGGCCGTCTTGAACAATTGGCCATTCAACTGGCCGGTATGCGCGGCTTCGGTGAAATGTCGGCCACCCGTAAGCAAATTATTGTTATGGCCGCCGATCATGGCGTGTATGACGAAGGTGTAGCGGTTTCTCCCCGTGAAGTGACCGTGATCCAGGCGTTGAATATGGTGAAGGGCATTACCGGCGTCTGCGTTCTGGCAGCCAATGCCGGTGCTGAGGTCAAGGTGGTGGATGTCGGTATCGATAGCGAACCGTTACCGGGCCTGCTCAACATGAAAGTGGGGCGGGGGAGCGGAAATATTGCGCGTGAGGCCGCCATGCCCCGTCAACAGGCGCAAGACTTGTTATTAGCCAGTGCCCAACTGACGCTTGAACAGGCCGCACTTGGGGTAAGGCTGTTTGGTGTCGGTGAATTGGGGATGGCGAATACAACGCCAGCAGCGGCGCTCGTCAGCGTCTTTTCCGGCAGCGATCCGCAGGAAGTGGTTGGTATTGGGGCCAACTTCCCACGCGATCGCCTGCACCACAAGGTGAATGTGGTGCGCCAGGCGATTGCCATTAATCAACCTGATCCCGATGATGCCCTCGGGGTGTTGGCCAAGTTGGGAGGATACGATTTAGTCGGGATGACAGGCGTGATGCTGGGGGCGGCAGCGGCCGGTTTACCCGTGATCCTTGATGGTTTCCTTTCCTATGCGTCTGCGCTGGCGGCTTGTGGCATTGCACCCGAGGTCCGTCATTATCTGCTACCCTCGCATTTTTCGGCTGAGAAAGGCGCCGCTATTGCCCTTAAGCAGCTACAATTGGCCCCCTATCTGCACCTGGATATGCGCTTAGGCGAGGGGAGTGGTGCGGCGATTGCCATGCATATCGTGGATGCAGCCTGTGCCATGTATCACCAGATGGGCTCGTTGGCAGACAGTAATATCACCATTCCGGGCAGTGCTACCTAG
- a CDS encoding cobalt-factor II C(20)-methyltransferase: MSGRLYALGVGPGASDLITVRAARILGQLDLLYAPAGRKGGDSLALSIVREYLLPHTEIRTCHFPMSANDAEKQDVWDAVAQQLGAEVEKGKQVGFITLGDAMLFSTWVFLLARLGHPAWLEIVPGVTSFAAIAARAAMPLAMEQQSLAIMSCTAPEAELEQALCTHDCVVLMKVYGRLPLVQTLLARLELFSHAVLMAEASLPGEQCWRRLDQLPVDTPLPYFSTILVNRRWSTEE, from the coding sequence ATGAGTGGGAGATTATACGCCTTGGGCGTTGGCCCCGGCGCCAGCGATCTGATTACCGTGCGCGCGGCTCGAATTCTGGGGCAACTGGATCTGCTTTATGCCCCGGCAGGACGTAAAGGAGGGGACAGCCTGGCGTTGTCGATAGTCAGGGAATATCTGTTGCCGCATACCGAGATCCGCACCTGCCATTTTCCCATGAGTGCCAATGATGCTGAAAAACAGGACGTTTGGGATGCGGTCGCTCAGCAGCTTGGTGCAGAGGTTGAGAAAGGCAAACAGGTGGGGTTTATCACCCTGGGGGATGCCATGCTATTCAGCACCTGGGTCTTTCTGCTGGCACGGCTTGGGCACCCCGCCTGGTTGGAAATTGTGCCCGGAGTCACCTCCTTTGCCGCGATTGCCGCGCGGGCGGCGATGCCGTTGGCGATGGAGCAGCAGTCATTGGCCATCATGTCGTGCACCGCACCTGAAGCTGAATTGGAGCAGGCGTTGTGCACTCATGACTGCGTGGTGTTGATGAAGGTCTATGGGCGGTTGCCGTTGGTTCAAACCTTGCTGGCTCGCCTGGAACTGTTCAGCCACGCAGTATTGATGGCGGAGGCCTCACTGCCTGGTGAGCAATGTTGGCGCCGCTTGGATCAGCTGCCGGTTGACACGCCGTTACCTTATTTCTCGACCATTTTGGTGAACAGACGTTGGAGCACTGAGGAGTAA
- the cobU gene encoding bifunctional adenosylcobinamide kinase/adenosylcobinamide-phosphate guanylyltransferase: MILITGGARSGKSSLAERLAAAASERVLYIATSVVTDEEMAERVRKHRQARPAHWRTWEGSEQLAHVIEQQAAAGEAVILECITTLIANLMFTLTGDIPVEQIDFDTVETRIQQHIDELLAVCARSPAAIYLVTNELGMGIVPENRLARHFRDIAGRVNQRLAAAAESVFLVVSGIEVKIK; this comes from the coding sequence GTGATCCTGATTACCGGAGGGGCGCGTAGTGGCAAGAGCTCACTGGCAGAGCGCCTGGCAGCGGCGGCCAGTGAAAGGGTGCTGTATATCGCCACGTCGGTGGTGACTGACGAGGAAATGGCCGAACGGGTTAGAAAACATCGCCAGGCACGCCCAGCTCATTGGCGCACCTGGGAGGGTAGCGAGCAACTGGCTCACGTCATCGAACAACAGGCGGCGGCGGGAGAGGCCGTCATTCTGGAGTGCATCACCACCCTGATTGCGAATCTGATGTTTACGTTGACAGGTGACATCCCCGTCGAGCAGATCGACTTTGACACGGTAGAAACCCGGATCCAACAGCACATCGATGAGTTACTGGCCGTCTGTGCCCGCAGCCCGGCGGCGATCTATCTGGTCACCAATGAACTGGGGATGGGCATTGTGCCGGAAAACCGCCTGGCCCGTCATTTCCGCGATATTGCCGGGCGAGTCAATCAACGTTTGGCCGCTGCCGCAGAGTCGGTATTTTTAGTGGTTTCTGGGATTGAGGTAAAGATTAAATGA
- a CDS encoding cobyric acid synthase has translation MKRCVMVQGTASDVGKSVLVAGLCRVFAQDGFRCAPFKSQNMALNSGITRRGEEMGRAQIFQAEAAGIEPDVRMNPVLLKPTSDRQAQVVLMGKVACNMDALTYHEYKPQLQQQVSEVYHSLASDYDVIVLEGAGSPAEINLRDRDIVNMGMAAIAQAPVLLVADIDRGGVFASIYGTLALLQPEEKARVKGVIINKFRGDIQLLQSGLEQIEALTHVPVLGVMPWLNIDLEDEDGVALQNGKYSPTIGVRELDIAVIQLPHIANFTDFNALAAQPDVGLRYVSHPAALAGADLIILPGSKNTLGDLQWLQQSGLAAALQRQHQAGVPIIGICGGYQMLGKQIVDGVESGVAQMAGLGLLDVETQFASEKVTTQVSARCQATLPGMLAGCVEQPVAGYEIHMGTSRLGAEAQPFACISLRNGEPESTFEGAVNSTGDVLGSYIHGLFDSGPFCRALLNGLRLRKGLAIFDGPVVDYHDHKQRQFDILADTLREHIDIARIYRIMNEHQEEIRG, from the coding sequence ATGAAGCGGTGTGTAATGGTGCAAGGAACGGCATCCGACGTGGGTAAAAGCGTATTGGTCGCCGGATTGTGCCGGGTTTTTGCGCAGGATGGTTTTCGCTGTGCGCCCTTTAAGTCGCAAAATATGGCGCTCAATTCCGGCATTACCCGCCGGGGAGAAGAGATGGGGCGGGCACAAATTTTTCAGGCCGAAGCGGCAGGGATTGAGCCCGACGTTCGCATGAATCCGGTACTGCTGAAGCCAACCAGCGATCGTCAGGCGCAGGTGGTGCTGATGGGGAAGGTGGCCTGCAATATGGATGCGCTCACCTATCATGAATATAAACCCCAATTGCAGCAGCAAGTCAGCGAGGTCTACCACAGCCTGGCCAGCGATTATGACGTGATAGTGCTGGAAGGGGCGGGCAGCCCGGCAGAGATCAACCTGCGAGATCGGGACATCGTCAATATGGGGATGGCGGCGATTGCCCAGGCCCCGGTCCTGCTGGTGGCCGATATCGATCGTGGCGGGGTATTTGCCTCGATTTACGGTACGCTGGCGTTGCTGCAACCGGAAGAAAAAGCGCGGGTGAAAGGGGTCATCATTAATAAATTCCGTGGTGATATCCAACTGTTGCAATCGGGGCTGGAGCAGATTGAGGCGCTGACTCACGTACCGGTGCTGGGCGTTATGCCGTGGCTGAATATCGATCTGGAAGATGAAGACGGGGTGGCGCTGCAAAATGGCAAATACAGCCCGACAATCGGTGTTCGTGAACTGGATATCGCGGTGATTCAACTGCCGCATATCGCCAATTTTACCGATTTTAATGCCTTGGCGGCGCAACCGGACGTGGGGTTGCGCTACGTATCACATCCGGCGGCGTTGGCCGGGGCCGATCTGATTATTCTGCCCGGAAGTAAAAACACCCTGGGGGATTTGCAGTGGTTACAGCAAAGCGGGCTGGCTGCAGCACTGCAGCGGCAGCATCAGGCCGGGGTGCCGATTATCGGGATCTGCGGGGGCTACCAGATGCTGGGTAAGCAGATTGTCGACGGCGTGGAGTCGGGGGTGGCGCAAATGGCGGGGTTGGGCCTGCTGGATGTCGAGACCCAGTTTGCGTCAGAAAAGGTGACGACGCAGGTGTCTGCACGCTGTCAGGCTACGTTGCCGGGGATGTTGGCCGGATGTGTCGAACAGCCGGTGGCGGGTTATGAAATCCATATGGGGACCAGCAGACTCGGTGCCGAGGCACAGCCTTTTGCCTGTATCTCCCTACGTAACGGTGAGCCGGAGAGTACCTTTGAGGGGGCGGTGAATTCTACCGGTGATGTATTAGGCAGTTATATTCACGGGTTATTTGACAGTGGCCCATTCTGCCGGGCGCTGCTGAATGGTTTGCGGCTGCGCAAAGGGCTGGCGATTTTTGATGGCCCGGTAGTGGATTATCATGACCATAAGCAACGGCAGTTTGATATCTTGGCCGATACCCTGCGGGAGCATATTGATATTGCCCGGATCTACCGCATCATGAATGAGCACCAAGAGGAGATTCGCGGGTGA
- the cbiM gene encoding cobalt ECF transporter S component CbiM, with the protein METQTRKLSLMGLAFALLMMLIPQDAFAMHIMEGFLPPLWAMAWWILFLPCLYVGLRRMRQIVSEDNNQKVLLALCAAFIFVLSALKIPSVTGSCSHPTGVGLAVILFGPGVVAVLGAIVLLFQALLLAHGGLTTLGANGMSMAVIGPVVGYLVWQLACKSGLRRDVGVFLCAAIADLVTYFVTSIQLGMAFPDPQFGVMGSSVKFIGVFCLTQLPIAVAEGLLTVMIYDQLTKRRLIPVAEH; encoded by the coding sequence ATGGAAACGCAAACCAGAAAACTTTCGTTGATGGGGTTGGCTTTCGCACTGTTAATGATGCTGATCCCCCAGGACGCTTTTGCCATGCACATTATGGAGGGCTTTTTACCGCCGTTATGGGCGATGGCCTGGTGGATACTGTTTTTGCCCTGCCTGTACGTGGGATTACGGCGAATGAGGCAGATCGTCAGTGAGGACAATAATCAAAAAGTGCTACTGGCACTGTGTGCGGCGTTTATTTTCGTGCTCTCGGCGCTGAAAATCCCTTCGGTCACCGGCAGTTGCTCTCATCCTACCGGTGTGGGGTTGGCGGTGATCCTGTTCGGCCCGGGGGTAGTGGCCGTGCTGGGGGCGATTGTACTGCTGTTTCAGGCATTGTTGCTGGCCCATGGCGGGTTAACAACGCTCGGTGCTAACGGCATGTCGATGGCGGTTATTGGGCCCGTGGTGGGATATCTGGTCTGGCAACTGGCCTGTAAATCTGGGCTACGCCGGGATGTGGGCGTCTTTCTGTGTGCGGCGATAGCCGATCTGGTCACCTATTTTGTCACATCGATACAGTTGGGAATGGCTTTCCCGGATCCGCAGTTTGGGGTCATGGGGTCCAGCGTGAAATTTATCGGCGTGTTCTGTCTGACGCAACTGCCTATTGCCGTCGCGGAAGGGCTGCTTACCGTCATGATTTACGACCAGTTAACGAAACGTCGGCTGATCCCGGTAGCGGAGCATTGA